The Euphorbia lathyris chromosome 2, ddEupLath1.1, whole genome shotgun sequence genome includes a window with the following:
- the LOC136220093 gene encoding nuclear poly(A) polymerase 3 codes for MAENAPRSNENDVILRPPLYPFFVPVDRSFGVLNPRFQFHHRPGVFPYNQPPPVLLLPAPTPVVVSHSGCGWSPFLFPMEAESSSISLLKLMDNEGLLPSAEEEEKRRNVILSLTKIVATWAKKVAWQRQLRREQIGATSATILTYGSYGLGVYGPESDIDALCVGPFFATMADDFFIVLRNMFKSRPEVSDIHCVKDAKVPLMRFKFDGISVDLPYAQLKLLTIPDNLDVLNPFFLNNIDETSWKSLSGVRANQQILQLVPNLENFQSMLRCVKLWAKRRGVYGNLNGFLGGIHIAILAAFICQNHPNANISILLSIFFSTFATWPWPTPVMLQVGTISLARNVNEPRSFMPICLPCSQNEYCHSNITRSTFYKIRAELLRGHGLTKDVLKPDFDWKSVFEPFPYTKKYSRFVKVYLAASDQDELGDWVGWVKSRFRSLLLKLELVQGFCDPCPREYVDTETSQPNVVFYWGLNPSRGNFKDIESVEEDFLKNICRDYYGIPRKMSLSIILASKLPINYAQNKSGKEKKSMKACWKIVDKPRVPAYSRHLPDYLVGYVADTNGDTKSHGDGHC; via the exons ATGGCAGAAAATGCTCCCCGGAGCAACGAAAACGACGTGATTCTCAGGCCGCCTCTCTATCCTTTCTTTGTTCCCGTTGATAGGTCATTTGGTGTCTTAAACCCTAGGTTTCAGTTTCATCACCGTCCGGGTGTGTTTCCGTACAATCAACCACCGCCGGTGCTTCTGCTACCGGCTCCAACACCTGTTGTGGTTTCTCATTCTGGCTGCGGTTGGTCTCCGTTCTTGTTTCCGATGGAGGCGGAATCATCATCCATTTCGCTTCTGAAG ttgATGGATAATGAGGGACTGCTACCGTCTGCGGAAGAGGAGGAAAAGAGGAGGAATGTTATTTTGAGTCTTACGAAG ATTGTGGCGACATGGGCTAAGAAAGTTGCTTGGCAGCGACAACTTCGCCGAGAACAAATTGGAGCTACATCAGCCACAATATTGACATACGGATCCTATGGACTTGGT GTTTATGGTCCGGAGTCTGATATTGATGCTTTATGTGTTGGTCCGTTCTTTGCCACTATGGCT GATGATTTCTTTATAGTTCTGCGAAACATGTTTAAAAGCAGACCAGAAGTATCAGATATCCATTGCGTGAAGGATGCAAAAGTTCCTTTGATGCGCTTCAAATTTGATGGGATATCAGTTGATCTTCCATATGCTCAGCTCAAACTATTGACCATTCCTGAT AATTTGGATGTGCTCAACCCCTTCTTCCTGAACAATATTGACGAAACCAGCTGGAAGAGTTTATCTGGAGTACGGGCAAATCAGCAGATTCTTCAGTTGGTTCCGAACTTGGAG AACTTCCAATCAATGCTACGATGTGTTAAACTATGGGCGAAGAGGCGCGGAGTGTATGGTAAT TTAAATGGTTTTCTGGGAGGAATTCATATTGCAATTTTAGCTGCTTTTATTTGTCAAAATCATCCAAATGCCAATATCAGTATCCTATTATCAATATTCTTTAGTACATTTGCCACTTGGCCTTGGCCTACACCCGTAATGCTGCAAGTTGGAACGATATCTTTAGCTAGAAACGTTAACGAGCCTCGATCCTTCATGCCTATATGTTTGCCGTGTAGTCAAAATGAGTACTGTCATTCTAATATCACTAGAAGCACATTCTACAAGATCAGAGCAGAGCTTCTCCGAGGCCATGGTTTGACCAAG GATGTTCTGAAGCCTGATTTTGATTGGAAAAGCGTTTTCGAGCCTTTTCCTTATACAAAGAAGTATAGCCGATTTGTCAAAGTTTATCTAGCTGCTTCGGATCAAGATGAGCTTGGAGACTGGGTGGGTTGGGTTAAGTCACGATTTCGCAGTCTACTTCTCAAG CTTGAGCTGGTGCAAGGTTTCTGCGACCCGTGCCCCAGAGAATACGTTGACACGGAAACATCCCAACCAAATGTCGTTTTCTACTGGGGATTAAATCCGAGTAGGGGTAACTTCAAAGATATAGAATCTGTTGAGGAAGAtttcttaaaaaatatatgCAGAGACTACTATGGAATTCCTAGAAAGATGTCATTATCCATTATCCTGGCATCTAAACTGCCTATAAATTATGCTCAAAACAAAAGTGGAAAGGAGAAGAAGAGCATGAAAGCATGTTGGAAGATTGTTGACAAGCCGAGAGTCCCTGCGTACTCGAGACATCTTCCGGATTACTTAGTCGGCTACGTGGCTGATACTAATGGAGACACCAAGTCTCATGGGGACGGACATTGCTGA